A stretch of the Corynebacterium maris DSM 45190 genome encodes the following:
- a CDS encoding N-acyl homoserine lactonase family protein, with amino-acid sequence MTTVSPTPTSVKTTAKTLYGLDSPTMTIDSAHMVNGMSGEVKIPLPAYLIEHEQGLVLFDTGFHPKVCDGPANLFGDRPETDMIESRPEHKLEHQLAKLGYSLSDVTHMVVSHIHCDHAGGLYLFPQAKFFVGPGEIEYGQNPNPESQHLVMDEDFLSEDVAGFDWTTVDTPRHDLFGDGAIELLHLPGHTPGQLAMLIRLPSRNVILSADVVHLREALTNRVAAPTDWDQEIAVRSIDRLAEIVAEENAHLWIAHDYRDWAEFGDPLTPLR; translated from the coding sequence ATGACCACTGTTTCCCCCACCCCCACCAGCGTCAAGACCACCGCCAAAACCCTCTACGGCCTCGATTCCCCGACCATGACCATCGACTCCGCCCACATGGTCAACGGTATGTCCGGCGAAGTCAAGATCCCGTTGCCTGCTTACCTCATCGAGCACGAGCAGGGATTGGTTCTCTTCGACACTGGATTCCATCCGAAGGTCTGCGACGGTCCGGCGAACCTCTTCGGCGACCGGCCTGAGACCGACATGATCGAATCCCGCCCCGAACATAAGCTCGAGCACCAGCTGGCCAAGCTCGGTTACAGTCTGAGCGACGTCACTCACATGGTCGTCTCCCACATCCACTGTGACCACGCCGGGGGCCTCTATCTCTTCCCGCAGGCCAAGTTCTTCGTTGGCCCCGGCGAGATCGAATACGGGCAGAACCCTAACCCCGAGTCCCAACATCTGGTCATGGACGAGGACTTCCTGTCCGAGGACGTTGCAGGCTTCGACTGGACCACGGTGGATACTCCGCGTCATGACCTGTTCGGCGACGGGGCGATCGAGCTTCTTCACCTGCCTGGGCACACCCCCGGACAGTTGGCGATGCTCATTCGCCTGCCGAGCCGCAACGTGATCCTCAGTGCGGACGTCGTCCACCTGCGTGAAGCCCTGACCAACCGGGTCGCCGCGCCGACCGACTGGGACCAGGAGATCGCCGTGCGCAGCATTGACCGTCTCGCGGAGATCGTCGCCG